One Candidatus Nitrotoga arctica genomic window, AGCTCCCGAGGAGGTAGAGCGCAGCATAACGTTACCGATTGAGCGCGAAATGAGCGGCGTTCCACGCATGACACAATTGCGTTCTGTATCTATTACTGGCTTGTCAGTAATTACTCTTACCTTCTCCGACCGCACCGACGATTATTTTGCACGTCACCAAGTGCTGGAAAAACTACAGAACATCAGCTTGCCTCCTGGCGTACAGCCTAGTCTGGCACCCCTAACGAACGCGGTAGGTGAAGTGTATCGTTATGTGCTGGAAGTACCTAAAGACATGTCACCCAACGAAGTGCGCGCACTACAGGACTGGGTGTTACGCCCCGCGTTACGTCAAGTTCCAGGTGTAGCAGATGTAGTCAGTTTCGGCGGCACGGTGAAAGAATATCAAGTTCATATCAATCCTTTTCTTTTACGCAAATTCAATGTAACGCTCGATCAGGTAGCACAAGCCCTTAGTATCAATAGTAATAATGGTGGTGGCGGTGTGCTGAAGCGAGGTGATGAGGCATTGGTGGTGCGCAGCATCGGGTTATTTAAAACCACAGGTGACATTGCGCGTGTGGTGATTATGGCCAAGGATGGCAAGACCGTGCTGGTTAGTGATGTCGGTGAGGTAGCCATTGGTGAACGGCCGCGCTCCGGTATTGTGGCCTTCAATGATTATGACAACGTAGTACAAGGTATCGTGCAGATGACCAAAGGGCAAAATGCCACCAGGATCGTAGAAGCCCTCAAAATTCGTATTGCACAACTTACACCAAAATTGCCACCCGGAGTGAAAATCGTCCCTTACTATGACAGAACTGACTTGGTTCGCCACGCAGTTCGTACTGTGAGCGAAAATCTGATTGTTGGCGCGATATTAGTTATAGCCATCCTGATATTATTTCTGCGCAACTGGTATGCGGCACTTGCCGTAGCGGTGATTATTCCGCTGGCAATGTTGTTTGCATTTATCCTGCTTGATCATGGAGGCGTGTCAGCCAACTTGATTTCGCTCGGTGCAGTGGATTTCGGAATCATAATTGATAGTGCAGTTGTTTTGATCGAAGCGCTGATGGTCAAGCTCGCTCTAGCCAAGGCGGATGCATTGCCGCAGCATCAAACTTATGGCTGGCGTTTACATCTCATAAAGCAAACCAGCATTGAGATGGGGCATCCCATCTTGTTCTCCAAGGCAATAATTATATTGGCTTTTTTGCCGATATTCACCTTTCAGCGCGTAGAAGGAAAGATTTTCACGCCCGTTGCTCTTACCCTGACGTTCGCTCTTATAGGTGCAATTTTGTTGACCCTGACATTATTGCCTACGTTATTGAGCTATGCGGTGAAAAATAAAGATCTTGCCGAAAAGCACAGTGACTGGATGCACAAACTGCAAGAGCACTATCGAAATTTGCTGCTGTGGGCAGGTAATCGTCGTAAAAGTATCGTAGCAGCTTCTACCATCGTGCTTGCTATCACACTCATGGCAGTCCCCTTTCTTGGTAGCGAATTTCTACCCAAGCTGGACGAAGGCAACATCTGGCTGACTATCAGCCTGCCGCCCGCAACCGCATTAGATAAAACCAAGGATGTTGAACGTCAGGTGCGCGCTATCCTGAATTCCTATCCTGAGGTAAATAATGTCACCACTCAAGTGGGTCGTCCCGATGATGGTACTGATCCGAAGGGGCCGAACAACCTCGAAATTATGGCCGATCTCAACCCGCATGACACATGGCATTTTGTCGACAAAGAAGCATTAATTGCGGACATGACCAAAAAAATTCGCGCTATTCCCGGCGTCCCGACGAACTTTTCGCAAGTCATCCAAGATAATGTGGAGGAAGCGCTATCTGGCGTAAAGGGCGAAATCTCGGTTAAGATTTTTGGTTCTGATTTAGAAATTCTTGAAGATAAATCGGAACAAGTCGCCCATATCCTTAATGGCATTCGTGGAGCGGCTGACGTAGCCGCAATTAAAGTTGGCGGGCAAACCGAATTGAATATTACGCTCGATCGCAATCGGATGGCGCGTTATGGCATCAATGTCAATGATGTGAATAACACCATAAAAATTGCTATGGCAGGTAGCACAGTCAACATTTTTTACGAAGAAAGTCGGCGTTTCGATGTGACACTGCGCCTGGATAAGCCATACCGGGACGCAGTAGATGACCTTGCCGATTTACCGATAACATTACCTGCTGGAGGAACTTTACCCTTGGGTTCAATTGCTGAAATTGCAGTGCGGCAGGGAGCAGCTCGGGTCGGGCGTGAAGCAGGTGGGCGATTAGTCGCAGTAAAAGCCAATTTGCTCGGACGCGACCAAGGCAGCTTTGTTGATGAAGCGATGGCAAAAGTGAATGCACAGGTGAAGCTTCCGCCGGGCTACAGCATGACTTGGGGTGGACAATTTGAAAATCAGCAACGTGCAATCAAACGTCTCAAAATCATTGTACCGTTGTCAATACTGATGATTTTTATATTGTTGTTCTGGGCATTTCGCTCCATGCGTAAAGCACTTTTGGTAATCTTGATGGTGCCTTTCACGTTGATCGGAGGGATTGCCGGACTTGGATTCGCGGGGCTACATCTGTCCGTTTCGGCCGCCGTCGGATTCATTGCCGTGGCAGGTATCTCAGTTCAAAACGGTGTGATCATGGTAGAGCAATTCATGGAAGGTTTACGTAATGGTAAAGAGATATATGAGAGCGTACTGGAAGGTGCGGTGGCACGCCTACGTCCTATCTTGATGACCGCGCTGATGGCCGGTATCGGTCTGTTACCGGCTGCGCTCTCTCATGGTATAGGCTCGGAAACCCAGCGTCCTTTTGCTGTGGTTATCGTCGGCGGAATTGTTTCCGCTACTCTATTCACTTTGTTATTGCTGCCCTTGTTGTTTTCCGTCTTTGCTGAAGAAACCAATTCTTCTCAAAAAACCCCTGGTTCTTAGATCAGAGATTATGCCAGTGGAAGTCTCACAATCGGGTTTTCGAAGAGTCGAAAGTCATGAGGACGGAAAGGGCATTGTCGCGAGTCTAGGTCTGAAGAAAACTGAATTTAAAGCTGCGGGTCGATGAACAAAAATCGGATATGAGGCTTGATATATCTAAAACGAGCAGATAGGTGACCACGGCGTCCTTCATCTGCGGCAGTTGATGTGCCTTTATAAATCCAGTATTACGCAAGTCCGCAGCCATTCACGCAGTGGTAGACCGATTCAAACAGCAAGCAAGCTATTTACGCAAAATGGGAACCTTGCTCTCATCCAGGCTTAAGGATTCTGCACCTTATGTCACAGTGAGGTGAGAGGGCGGGTAGCGAGGTCTTTACCCTATTCCGATTAAAAAGGCGGTGCACCTGCCACATACCAAGTTATGTAGATAGCACCTGCCGCGCAGGCTAAGGGGGCAATAGACAGTAATAACGATTGCAACCACAGCCCCATTTTTTCGGAGACCGGAATTTTGGCAGCCAGTGGAATTCCCGCCAGCACCGTTAAAACATACCATGGCAACTGTGCGGTCAACACTGCGAGACAGCCAGTCAATCCGGCGATGAGTGACAAGGGCAGGGTAAAGCTACGCCCGCATGGTAATCGGCTGTTAAATATTGCTTGAAGCATAAGGTAAGCACTTGCCGCCGCACCCAGAGCTAAACCGAACTGGCCGAGCAGGGCAGAAGCACCAAGCAATGCAGATCCGCCCGTGCCCAGTCCCAGTGCCATGCCTGCACTTCCTGCTCGTACGGGTGATTCATGTAATGTATCCATCCAGAATATCAACCAGCCAACATACAAAGCGCATCCGCCACTCCAAAGCAACATATGCGTCATGTCCTGCTGTTGTAAAATGCGCAACGCCATCCACACTGTCGCAAAACCGCCCGCTATAGCGAGGATCAAGCGTAGTGGACGCCAATTGAATCGTAATAGCGTTAGAGCAAGCAGCGCAGAAAGCAAGCCCAGCAGCACGATTTTGCGCGCAGAGGTGAGTGGCTCAAAAGAGAAATCACTCACCAAGTAAACAGTGACAGCAAACCCGGCAATAATCGCTAAACCGCTTAAGCGTAAGCGCTGTAATAATTCTGCCACTATCAGTGCGATGACGAAGGGAGCGAGACCGCCCTGTACGGCGGGATGATCTAGCAATTCTTGCATTTTGTGCGCACAATTTTATTAGTTTCTAATGACATTTTTATCCTCACTCTGGAAGTTTATTTGCCTGCGATTAAGTGTATTCATAGTAATAATTTGCATTTTATAATATAAATTTGCATTGGTGTGCACCCCTTGAAATATTACTTACTACCCCAACGTTAAGCACTACGATATGCAAAAATAAGAAATTGCATCCCCTATTTTCAGTTTAAGAGAGGTACATATATGAAACGAATTTTTCTGTTTATTCTGACCAATTTGGCTGTACTTTTTGTCATCAGTATTACCTTACGCTTGCTGGGTATTGACAAAATATTGAATGATAGTGGCGGCATCAATTTCAATGCTCTCTTGGTCATGTCGGCGGTGATGGGTTTTGCTGGCTCGATAATCTCGCTGTTCTTGTCCAAATGGTCGGCCAAGCGGATGGTTGGAGCACAGGTCATTTCTAACCCGATTGATCCTACTGAGCGCTGGCTGATGGAAACCGTGCGCAAGCAGGCGCAAGCTGCGGGAATCGGCATGCCTGAAGTAGCTGTCTATGAAGCACCAGACGTAAATGCTTTTGCTACCGGCTGGAACCGCAACAATGCGCTAGTGGCGGTAAGTACCGGCTTGCTGCATAACATGAGCCGGGATGAGGCGGAAGCTGTGCTAGCGCACGAGATCAGCCACGTTGCCAACGGCGACATGATAACGCTTGCGCTTATACAAGGAGTAGTCAACACTTTTGTAATCTTTTTCTCCAGAATCATTGGCCATTTAGTGGATCGTTTGGTGTTCAAGACTGAACGTGAATATGGCCCAGCTTACTGGGTTACTAACATCATCGCACAAATGGTGCTGGGCATCCTGGCCAGCATTATCGTTATGTGGTTTTCGCGCCAGCGCGAATTTCGCGCCGATGCAGGAGGGGCAAATCTGGCAGGACGTAATAAGATGATCGCTGCATTGGAGAAGCTGAAAATTAATCACGAACAGGCTACTCTGCCCGAGCAGATGGCAGCATTTGGTATTGCGGGTGGGGGTGGTTTAGCTAAATTATTTAGTACCCATCCATCTCTCGATGAGCGCATAGAGGCATTAC contains:
- a CDS encoding efflux RND transporter permease subunit; its protein translation is MLEKLITFALQQRMFVLAGTCVLMIAGWQAIENLPIEAFPDVQDVQVQIVTQALGQAPEEVERSITLPIEREMSGVPRMTQLRSVSITGLSVITLTFSDRTDDYFARHQVLEKLQNISLPPGVQPSLAPLTNAVGEVYRYVLEVPKDMSPNEVRALQDWVLRPALRQVPGVADVVSFGGTVKEYQVHINPFLLRKFNVTLDQVAQALSINSNNGGGGVLKRGDEALVVRSIGLFKTTGDIARVVIMAKDGKTVLVSDVGEVAIGERPRSGIVAFNDYDNVVQGIVQMTKGQNATRIVEALKIRIAQLTPKLPPGVKIVPYYDRTDLVRHAVRTVSENLIVGAILVIAILILFLRNWYAALAVAVIIPLAMLFAFILLDHGGVSANLISLGAVDFGIIIDSAVVLIEALMVKLALAKADALPQHQTYGWRLHLIKQTSIEMGHPILFSKAIIILAFLPIFTFQRVEGKIFTPVALTLTFALIGAILLTLTLLPTLLSYAVKNKDLAEKHSDWMHKLQEHYRNLLLWAGNRRKSIVAASTIVLAITLMAVPFLGSEFLPKLDEGNIWLTISLPPATALDKTKDVERQVRAILNSYPEVNNVTTQVGRPDDGTDPKGPNNLEIMADLNPHDTWHFVDKEALIADMTKKIRAIPGVPTNFSQVIQDNVEEALSGVKGEISVKIFGSDLEILEDKSEQVAHILNGIRGAADVAAIKVGGQTELNITLDRNRMARYGINVNDVNNTIKIAMAGSTVNIFYEESRRFDVTLRLDKPYRDAVDDLADLPITLPAGGTLPLGSIAEIAVRQGAARVGREAGGRLVAVKANLLGRDQGSFVDEAMAKVNAQVKLPPGYSMTWGGQFENQQRAIKRLKIIVPLSILMIFILLFWAFRSMRKALLVILMVPFTLIGGIAGLGFAGLHLSVSAAVGFIAVAGISVQNGVIMVEQFMEGLRNGKEIYESVLEGAVARLRPILMTALMAGIGLLPAALSHGIGSETQRPFAVVIVGGIVSATLFTLLLLPLLFSVFAEETNSSQKTPGS
- the htpX gene encoding protease HtpX, with the protein product MKRIFLFILTNLAVLFVISITLRLLGIDKILNDSGGINFNALLVMSAVMGFAGSIISLFLSKWSAKRMVGAQVISNPIDPTERWLMETVRKQAQAAGIGMPEVAVYEAPDVNAFATGWNRNNALVAVSTGLLHNMSRDEAEAVLAHEISHVANGDMITLALIQGVVNTFVIFFSRIIGHLVDRLVFKTEREYGPAYWVTNIIAQMVLGILASIIVMWFSRQREFRADAGGANLAGRNKMIAALEKLKINHEQATLPEQMAAFGIAGGGGLAKLFSTHPSLDERIEALHAGR